Within the Thermoplasmatales archaeon genome, the region TACGATCCCTACTAAACTCTTTTTTTTATGTTGAATCTAAAAGAAATCATAAACGATCTACAAAAAATTAGAAAAATATTTTTATCAAAATTTAATATAGTTTAGAAGAAAATCCCTTTAACAAGGCGAAGGATCATCGGTGATCTTGGTGGATTCTTTGGTATTTGCGAGGCGACTTTCAATTTTTTTGGGGATGATAATAGTTGGTATTTCACCTATTAAATTTTTGGATGGAGAAATTTTTAGTGCTGTGGGATTTTCTGTTGTTGGAGCTTCCATGATCCTTTTGGGTTTGGATCAAAGAAAACCCATAATACCTCTTCTTGCCTTCATTATATTGGCTGCTTTGACCTCCCCTCCTTCTTCAGGAATCCTATTTTTCATGTATGTCTTAATTTTTCTGTTTTTCTTGTTTGGGTTTTATGGTTTTGGCCAAGTCCTTGGGTATGTTGTGGGTATAGTGGCATATTGTAGTGTTGTGTCTTATTTGACTGATTTGTCACCTTCTCCAATTCTTCAGATGCCGTTCTTGGATAGTTTGTTGCATTTGTTAGCTGGTATAAGTATATTGTCCATTTACCCAAGTGAAGGTGTTGTTGCGCCGTTTCATTCGAAGTATGCTGGAGGTCAAATGGCAAGAAGCCTAATACCTTCACTTGTAACCATTATCATTATCATTGGCCCTGTTATATTATCTTTGAGGGAACACTTACCATTTCCAAGTGGGATATTCCTTCTTGCGATGGCATTGGCCACTAGCCTTATCATGATAAGTGTTGCGGTTGAGCATCTTAACAAGATGGACCAGAAGAGAGCAAAATCCCACCAAGAAGCCCTAGACGCATGGCAATTCTTTGAGGGTGTTGTGGAGAATATTGGGGATGCTATAGCAGTTTTGGACAGAAAAGGAAAAACAATATACAAGAACAAGCGAATGGAAAAACTAGACTTTAAACTTCAGGATTGCTGGGAAAGATTCAGAGATAATGCTCCTGTCCACATCAAAAAAATCAAAAAGGATAACAAGTATTTTACTGGTTGGATCATCCCACTCGACAAAGAAAAGTCCATAATATCTTTAGCAGAAATAACAGACCTTATCAGAGCACAAAAACAGCTAGAAGAAACCATAAAGGAGAAAGATGCCCTTTTAAGGGAACTACACCATCGCATCAAAAACAACCTACAAGTTATAATAAGTTTATTAAGTCTTCAAGCCCAAAGAGCAGACCCAAAAACAAAAAAGATCCTATTCGAGGTGCAAAACCGCATAAGGTCCATGGCCACAATACACGAAACACTCTACGAAACCAAAGCACATGAAATAGACATGCAGAAATACATAGAAAGACTTACAGACGGCCTCAAAACCCAACATAAAAACATAAAATTCCAAACAAAGTGCAAAGCCAAATTCAACCTAGAAACCAGCATACCACTAGCCATGCTCATCAACGAATTACTCCAACAATCCATCAAAACAAAACCCACCACAATAAAAACAGAAATACAAAAACACAAAAAAGAACACAAACTAACCATAACACACAACGGAACACAACCAGCCACCGGGGGGGGGGGGGGAAATCAGAAGCCTTCTGATAAAAGCATTAACCCAACAACTTGAAGGAAAACTACAAACAAAAAACAACCAAACCATAATAACATTCAAAGAACTAAAATACAAAAAAAGAATAATTTAAAGGACAAAAAAGCAGTGATATTTTCTGTTACGTTTGTTACATACTTTTTTTTCGAAAACACTTCCACACATACATTTTAGAAGAGAACTTCGTTATGCGTTTCTATAACGAAATAAACCCACCAAACAAAACCAACCCCAAACAAGCCATTAACCCCACCAAGCCCACCAAGGCCGGCCCTGCCCACCCACCCGCCCTATGATTAGCTGCGCCCTCGCTTCGCTCGGGCGCGGGAATTTTTTATAAATCTCGTTTATCTTATGTAACACAAATATTGATATACAAAACATGATGTTACATAAGATTCTCTGAAGAGATGCAAGATCCCCTGCCACCTTCTCCTCTTAAGTATTCATACATAAGCCATAGGGAGGATATGAAGTAAGAAGAAAAAACCCTAGTGGTGAAAAAATATTATATATATAGGTGAAACCCTGAAAATACCACCAACCTAAAAACGTGCTAAAAACTTATTTTTTTATTCTACGGCCAATAGGCTGGAAGTGTCTTAAAAGGTTGAAAAATCACCATATTATGCTGCGAATTACTTGTTTTGGTGGTTCTTTTTTTCTTTGGTGTTAAGGGGTGTCAAAGCTATTGTCGCATAATATCACCGTTGAAAAGTAATATTTGATAATACTAATTTTTGAAATCGTAAGATTTTAATATAAAATAATTAAATAATATTACCTATTTAATTTAGGGATCGCGGAGGTGAAAAGTTTGGAGAAAAAGATAATTTTGCACCTACAAGATGGTGAAAATGTTGCGATCCAGTACAAGGATGTGGAAGACTATATGGACTTGGAAACTGGCCATGAGAAGATTTTTTTGAAGCATATAAATCCTGCGAAGGAAGTGGCTTCGGAAATACTTTCAAAGTTGACTAAGACGGCAAGGAACACAATATACAAAAAGTATACGACGAACGAGATCGTGAATGAAATTAAAAAGAAAACAAAAAACACGGACACGCTCATAGTATTCAATGATCTTCAGCAGATGTCAAAGAGCACGATGCGGATCTTCTTAGACATAATAGAAAATGTGCAATTACTTTGTAGCATAAGGGGAAGGACAGAAAAGTACCACGCCAGATTGTTAAAGGATATGATAATAATCGGTGAAGATGAATTTATAGATATAACTGTCCCATTAATTATATTTGCGGGGACGGTTGCATTCCTTTTGTATCTGAGAGTGGCAATGGATTTATCGGGTCTAGTGGCTTACATCATACTTGCATCTGTATGGTTTGGGACGATAATAGCCAGAACACTGCTCTGGATCAAAAAATAAGGCGAACCGCATGAACGACATAACCCATCTCCTTCTATTACATGTCACAATCATGATAGTCTTGGGAACAGTATGGTACGCCTTCTGGTTTTATGTGGCAACAAATTGATGTTTGAGATGTTACCTCCGCGCCCTCGCTTGCGCTCGGGCGCGGGAAAGGATGAGATAAGGACGAGATAGAATGAAATGGTACACACACGCCATTTTCGCAATATTTATAGGGGCAATAATAGGCTACCTATTCAGAACAGAACTGACAATACAATTCTTCATCATCACAATTATCGCAAGTCTCATAATCGACTTCGCAGAAAAAGCACTCTTCAATGAACATCGAAGACAACTACACAACCTATTCACCATAATACCATGTATCCTGATTTATCTGTTCCTTGACATGACAATCGGCGCGGCCCTAACAGCAGGAATATTATCTCACATACTCTTAGATTGCATAACACCAACAGGATGCCGGTTTTTATGGCCATTACAAGAAAAACGCTACGGCGTACAATGGAAATACACTGGCAATAAAGCCAGGGAAAAAAGAATACTCTCAACAACCATACTCCTCGCATTACTTACCATACTAGTACTATTGCCCCACGGACCACTCACATCAGCGATAACAGCCTGGACAAACAATACAGGGCACAATTCAACAAACTCGACATACCCTAATTTTCACATAAGCATCAACAACCCCTCAAATGACATGTGGATCCATCCATTCCCAAATGGTAGCGTATTCATCGATGTCGTAAACAATGGCCAGGCCGACTATTATCCAGTTTATTACCCTGTTTACCATAAGTCCACTTACCAGGGTAGTAAGCCAACTAATGCAAATTCAACACCCCAAGAAAAAGAAGAGGAAGTGGAGGAATAGGGGATGGTGAAAAGAAAACCCAAAATAACCAAAATCCATGAAATGCTCAAAAAGATCGAACGAATATACACTAACAGAAAAATGTACACGCAAAAAGTATACATAGACGCGCGGACAGCATGCAAACTTGAAATCCTAAGCTATCTAGAAACAAGATCAAAAAGTGAAATACTGAGAAAGGCCATCAGCATATACATAGAAAAATATGAAGCTAAAAATGGCAATTTGTTAAACAAAGTGAAATATCAGTAAATGTTGCTTGAAAGTTACCTCCGCGCCCTCGCTTGCGCTCGGGCGCGGGAAATGTCCATGTATGCATTATATTTTTTTATTATCTTTTTATAATAATATTGGATTTATTCTGTTGATATGAGTTTTATTTGATCGCTCTTTTTAGAATCTGAGCCGTTTTAAGGCCTTAAAGTTTATAATACTAATTTTATAAAATATATTATCGTAAAAGGATTGGAGGTGGTAAGCTTTGAAAAAATATCCAATAGCCATCCTGCTATTAGGCCTCGCCCTGTTTATTATGACAGGTTCTGCTTCGGCGGCGGATGGCTACTTCTATGAAGTATAC harbors:
- a CDS encoding metal-dependent hydrolase; the protein is MKWYTHAIFAIFIGAIIGYLFRTELTIQFFIITIIASLIIDFAEKALFNEHRRQLHNLFTIIPCILIYLFLDMTIGAALTAGILSHILLDCITPTGCRFLWPLQEKRYGVQWKYTGNKAREKRILSTTILLALLTILVLLPHGPLTSAITAWTNNTGHNSTNSTYPNFHISINNPSNDMWIHPFPNGSVFIDVVNNGQADYYPVYYPVYHKSTYQGSKPTNANSTPQEKEEEVEE